The Thalassophryne amazonica chromosome 6, fThaAma1.1, whole genome shotgun sequence genome includes a region encoding these proteins:
- the znf740b gene encoding zinc finger protein 740b isoform X1, producing MQSTTMTQHSSNSVRDHMKWAGLLGCEAVLSSMALMQANNISGQKKMMSPMNQGQRASPESHQTHSQHSHNHSQGHHGQPHHSHMGQPSTGTCPTLVIRKDGEYHTSRMIDEKDMQANQNTQANQNMQPKKKHKKSSLSNKVKEEVESMLPRMDMIDDTSLKVQKNFICDHCYGAFRSSYHLKRHILTHTGEKPFACDSCEMRFIQRYHLDRHKRVHSGEKPYQCDRCHQNFSRTDRLLRHRRLCTVGMSKEESQLCCDNRASGYSQDTTSHTASWSPLQPSNNRLTV from the exons ATGCAAAGTACCACGATGACACAACATTCCAGCAACTCTGTTCGAGAtcatatgaaatgg GCTGGCTTGCTGGGTTGTGAGGCAGTGCTGTCCAGCATGGCCCTGATGCAAGCCAACAATATTTCAGGTCAAAAGAAGATGATGTCACCAATGAACCAGGGTCAGAGGGCCAGTCCTGAGAGTCACCAAACCCACTCGCAGCATAGCCACAACCACAGTCAGGGCCACCATGGCCAACCACACCACAGTCACATGGGCCAGCCTTCAACTGGCACCTGTCCAACACTG GTGATCCGAAAAGACGGAGAGTATCACACTTCAAGAATGATTGATGAAAAGGATATGCAAGCAAATCAGAATACACAGGCAAATCAGAATATGCAgccaaagaaaaaacacaaaaaatcaaGTTTATCAAACAAAGTTAAAGAAGAAGTGGAG tctaTGCTCCCACGGATGGATATGATTGATGACACTTCCTTGAAAGTTCAGAAGAATTTCATCTGTGATCACTGCTATGGAGCTTTCCGCAGCAGCTACCACCTCAAGCGACATATCCTTACGCATACAG GGGAAAAGCCATTTGCCTGTGATTCATGTGAAATGCGGTTTATTCAGCGTTACCACCTGGATAGACACAAGAGGGTGCACAGTGGTGAAAAGCCGTACCAGTGTGACCGCTGCCATCAG AACTTCTCACGTACAGATAGGTTGCTGAGGCACCGGCGCTTGTGCACAGTAGGGATGAGCAAAGAGGAAAGCCAGCTGTGCTGCGACAATCGGGCTTCTGGGTACTCGCAGGACACCACCTCCCACACAGCTTCCTGGAGCCCTCTGCAGCCTTCCAACAATCGTCTGACTGTCTGA
- the znf740b gene encoding zinc finger protein 740b isoform X2, protein MALMQANNISGQKKMMSPMNQGQRASPESHQTHSQHSHNHSQGHHGQPHHSHMGQPSTGTCPTLVIRKDGEYHTSRMIDEKDMQANQNTQANQNMQPKKKHKKSSLSNKVKEEVESMLPRMDMIDDTSLKVQKNFICDHCYGAFRSSYHLKRHILTHTGEKPFACDSCEMRFIQRYHLDRHKRVHSGEKPYQCDRCHQNFSRTDRLLRHRRLCTVGMSKEESQLCCDNRASGYSQDTTSHTASWSPLQPSNNRLTV, encoded by the exons ATGGCCCTGATGCAAGCCAACAATATTTCAGGTCAAAAGAAGATGATGTCACCAATGAACCAGGGTCAGAGGGCCAGTCCTGAGAGTCACCAAACCCACTCGCAGCATAGCCACAACCACAGTCAGGGCCACCATGGCCAACCACACCACAGTCACATGGGCCAGCCTTCAACTGGCACCTGTCCAACACTG GTGATCCGAAAAGACGGAGAGTATCACACTTCAAGAATGATTGATGAAAAGGATATGCAAGCAAATCAGAATACACAGGCAAATCAGAATATGCAgccaaagaaaaaacacaaaaaatcaaGTTTATCAAACAAAGTTAAAGAAGAAGTGGAG tctaTGCTCCCACGGATGGATATGATTGATGACACTTCCTTGAAAGTTCAGAAGAATTTCATCTGTGATCACTGCTATGGAGCTTTCCGCAGCAGCTACCACCTCAAGCGACATATCCTTACGCATACAG GGGAAAAGCCATTTGCCTGTGATTCATGTGAAATGCGGTTTATTCAGCGTTACCACCTGGATAGACACAAGAGGGTGCACAGTGGTGAAAAGCCGTACCAGTGTGACCGCTGCCATCAG AACTTCTCACGTACAGATAGGTTGCTGAGGCACCGGCGCTTGTGCACAGTAGGGATGAGCAAAGAGGAAAGCCAGCTGTGCTGCGACAATCGGGCTTCTGGGTACTCGCAGGACACCACCTCCCACACAGCTTCCTGGAGCCCTCTGCAGCCTTCCAACAATCGTCTGACTGTCTGA